The genomic window GTTCCGGGATCGTCGACGGCGGCATCGGCCATGGGCCTGCTGGAGGACGACGCTGCGTATGACGCCGCCATATGTGGTCCGTTGGTTGCTGCAGGACAACCCGGCCTGAACGTCCTGGCTGAGGATATTGGCGACAACCCCGAAGCCGTCACGCGGTTCATCCTGGTGAGCAAGCCCGGCCTACTCCCGGACCGGACCGGCGCGGACAAAACCTCGGTTGTGGTCCCGCTGCCGGAGGACCACCCCGGCGCCCTCATGGAAATCCTGGACCAGTTTGCCTCCCGCGGCGTAAACCTCAGCCGCATCGAATCAAGGCCCACGGGGCAGTACCTGGGCCACTACTTCTTCAGCATCGACGCTGATGGCCATGCCACGGATTCACGCGTGGCGGACGCCCTCGCGGGCCTCCACCGCATCAGCCCGGCAACGCGGTTCCTGGGGTCCTACGCCCGCGCCGACAAGCAGCCGGCAGTGGTGGCTCCGCACACTTCCGACGCCGCTTTCGCCTCCGCACACGCGTGGGTTGAGTCGATCCTGAAGGGTTCCTAGCCACCTGTCCACAAGCGGGGCGTCTGCCCTTTCGCAAGGATGCTTCTGTGCGTATGCTTGCCTGATCCATAAACGATGGATGAATGCCAAGTGAAAGGAGCGGTCATGTCCGTCCACCGGGATGACAAAGATGGCCAGGGCATGATCGTCAATCCGAAGCCCAAAGGCGAAAACCAGGACGACTGGAATGGCGATGAAGCCGATCGTGCAGACCGGCTCCGCTTTGAAGAAGAACAAGCCATGATCAAGGAGCAGGCTGAGGCCCGCGCTGCAGCCAAGGCAGCTACCGAGGAAGCCGAAAGGAACGCCGCCCAGCCGGACGTCGGCACACTCTAGGCAGTCCGGCACACTTTAGGCGGTCCAGGTCAGGCTAGGCAGTCCGGGCTTTCGGCACGCGTACCAGCAGGGACGACGGCTCCACTTGCACGGTGACGGTTGTCGCCTCGCCTGAGGGGTCGCCGTCGAGCTGTGTTGCCATGGGTTCCTGGCTGCGGATGATGACCTTGCCGGAGCGGTAGAAGCTCATCATCGGCAGGTTTGCGTTGTGCTTGAAAAGGACCTTGGTGTACATGGCCAGCCAGCCGAAAGCGCTGCGTGGGCTCATCACCACGATGTCCAGCATTCCGTCATCGATCATGGCCTGCGGAATGAAGTCGATGCCGCCGGGAATCAAGCCGCAGTTGGCGAACAGCACGCTGCGGATTTTCCGTGATTGCTCGGGCTGGTCATCCATGGTGATGGTGACGCGTTTACGCCGGCCAGGCAGGTGGCGGACGCCGGCTTCGGTGTAGGCCAGCCATCCGACGCTCTTCTTGAGATTGTCCTTGGTGTCGCCAACAACCTCGGCATCCAGGCCCATCCCGGCGATGACCAGGAATGTATGTTCCGCGGATTCACCGGTGATGTCGTTGTCCACGCCCATGGTGGCGGTGTCGATGTAGCGCTGGTGGCCGAACAGTGCCACCTGGATGCAATCGGCAAGGTCTGTGACGTCCAGATCCACGTTGCGCGCCAGCAGGTTTCCGGTCCCCAGCGGGATGAGGCCCATGGCTACGTTCTTGTGTGCCAGCGACTCCGCCACAACGCGCACGGTGCCGTCACCGCCGCACGCCAGTACGACGTCGGCCCCGTAAGCCAGCGCTTGGCGCGACTGGCCGTATCCGGGATCTTCCACCGTGGTTTCAAAGAATTTGGGCGCATCCCATCCGGCGAGGTCGCAGGCGTCGATGATGGCCTGGCGGGCGGCTTCGGCGTTGTTTTTCACCGGGTTGAGGATGACGGCCACCCGTTGGTCGCCTGCGCCTGGCTTGTGGGCATCCTCCCGGACCGCGCTCCTGATGTGCCGGGCTTTCAATCGGCGCACACCCCACCAACTGGAGACGGCAAAAGCCACGCCCCCAGCGAGAATCACGTACAGGATCCAGTCGCTCATGGTGCTCCAACACTATCCTCCTGGGCGGGTCCATCCCTGCCGCGCGTCCTGGACCGGCGGCCTTTGCCCGCTGCGGACCGGAAATCCGCGGCGGATTCGATACTCTTGTCTGGTGATCGACGTAAAAGACCTCAGCGAAAATCCGGACAAGTTCCGTGCCAGCCAGCGCGCCCGTGGCGCCGACGAGTCCGTTGTGGACGCGATCATCTCCGCTGACTCCGATCGCCGCGCTGCGCTGATCCGCCACGAGACGCTCCGTGCCGAGCAGAACGCGTTCGGCAAGAAGGTGGCGCAGGCCAAGGGCGAGGAAAAGCAGGCCTTGCTGGCCGAGGTCAAGGAACTGGCCAACTCGGTCAAAGCCGCTGCCGCTGAAGCATCCGCTGCGCAAGCCAAGCAGGAAGAGCTGCTCCGCGTCATCCCCAACCTCGTAGTTGACGGTGTCCCCGAGGGCGGCGAGGACGATTACGTGGTGGTCAAGACCGTTGGTACTCCCCGCGAATTCACGGACTTCGAGCCCAAGGACCACCTGGAAATCGGTGAGCTGATCGGCGCGATCGACATGGAACGCGGTGCCAAGGTTTCGGGCTCACGCTTCTACTTCCTCCGCGGCGTGGGTGCCCGCCTGGAAATGGCGCTCCTGCAGATGGCCATGGAGCAGGCCATCGACGCCGGCTTCGTCCCCATGATCACCCCCACTCTGGTGCGCCCCGAGACCATGCAGGGCACCGGTTTTGATGTCAAGCACGACGCCGAGATCTACCGTCTCGCTGAAGACGACCTTTACCTTGTGGGAACCTCTGAGGTGGCCCTCGCCGGTTACCACGCGGACGAGATCCTGGACCTCTCCGCCGGTCCCATCCGTTACGCGGGCCAGAGCTCCTGCTACCGCCGTGAGGCCGGTTCGCATGGCAAGGACACCCGCGGCATCATCCGTGTGCACCAGTTCAACAAGGTGGAGATGTTCATCTACACCACGGTTGAAGAAGCGGCAGCTGAGCACGAGCGCCTGCTGGCGTGGGAAGAGGAAATGCTGGCCAAGTGCGAGCTTCCCTACCGCGTGATCGACACCGCCGCTGGTGACCTCGGCATGTCCGCGGCCCGCAAGTTCGACTGCGAAGCCTGGGTACCCACCCAAAATGCCTACCGCGAGCTCACCTCGACCTCCAACTGCACCACGTTCCAAGCGCGCCGGCTCAACATCCGCGAACGCGTGGTCAACGACGAAGGTGTTGCCAAGGGAACCCGCGCGGTTGCCACGCTGAACGGCACCCTGGCCACCACCCGCTGGATCGTTGCCATCCTTGAGCACCACCAGAACCCGGACGGCTCCGTCAACGTTCCCAAGGCACTGCAGAAGTACCTTGGCGGGCTTGAGGTTTTGCCGGTTCTCTAGTTCTTGGCGGATCCCGTCCCCGTTCGTTGCGCCCGCCGTTGTATGGCCCGCGCGACGGACAGGGGCGGGATTTTCGTTACCGGGGCGGGAATCCGCGTTAACGCCTAGCCGGCCTTGTGCGCAACCACGATCAGTTCGCCCTGCCCGGAGCCCACGTCTTCGCCGGCCCATCCGCCGTAGACACGCTCAACTGTGAAACCGGCCGTTTCCAGATCCTGCCGCAGCTGGGCTTCGGTGCGGAATGCGAGGACCGAGGTCTCCGTTTCAGGGATGCTCCCGTTGACGGCCCGGTACTCGGTGAGGGTAACGCGCCCTTCCAATTCCGGGGTGCTTTTGGCCCATGCTTCCACTACGGATGAGTCGGGAAGCGTGTGTACGCGACGCGTCCTGGCCGGAGTCCAGTGCTCCCATGCCCGCGCCGCAGGGTCGCGGGAATCGAACACCAACCGGCCCCCGGGTACGAGCGAACGGTGGACGTCGGCAAGCGTGCGGGACCAGTCGCCGTCGTCGTTAATCGCCTGGGCCACGTGCGCGGTCATGATGGCCACGTCAAACGCGGCGCCGCTGGGGATCGCCGCCGATGTGCCATCTATCCACGTCACCTGTCCAGCCCCCGGTTTCATGCGGGCAGTTGCCAGGGAGTCAGGGTTCGGGTCGATGCCAACAACGCGATGGCCGGCGGCTGCCACCGCCAGGGTCATCCGCCCGGTGCCGCAGCCCAGGTCCAGCACCCGGCTGCTTGGCCGCTCATTCACGAAGGCAAGGAAGAAGTCATCGTCCCCGGCCCACTCATTGTTGGCGTCGTAGAGGGCTGACAGCTGGGCACCGGTCATTCGTGGGAACATCCGCCTACCCTAAGCCCCGCGCGAGCCAAGCTGCGTTCATTCGGTAGCGGGCACAAAACCGGGCACAAAAAAGGAAGGGAAATCATCCCTTCCATATTCAATTTATAACGCACACGGGGGCTTGCGGCAAGGCCCCCTGCGTGCCGAACAATTGATCCACGAACCCCATCACCAAAGGAAAAGGGAGTCGTGTGATGCCTGAAACCAGCCCATTGAAAACCAGTGCCTTCGCGTTGCCCCAGCACCTGGCACGCAAGGCCGATCCGACGTTGATCGGCGATGACGAGCAGCAGTTCGAAGCCATCAGGTCCAGCCTGGCGGAACAAATCATGGAGTTGTCCGCCCGCCTCGATGCCGCGCGAAAGCAGCCTGGCGGCCGTGGGCAGGCGGCTTTGGACCGGGACCAGGAGATCCATCGGATCACCGCGCGGCTGCGGGCCCTAAGGCGGTTCGGCCTGGACCTTTGCCTGGGCAGGATGGTGGGCGCGGACAGTTCAGAGGCGGTCTACGTCGGCAGGCTTGGCCTGACTGACAAGGACGGCCGCCGGCTCCTGATCGACTGGCGCTCACCGGCAGCCGAACCCTTCTTCGGAGCGACCCACGCGAATCCCATGGGCTTGGCCAACCGCCGCAGGTACCGCTGGACGCGCGGCAGGATCAGCGACTATTGGGACGAGGTGTTTACTGCCGAGGACTTGGAAAACAACGCGGCCCTTGATGACCAGTCTGCTTTTATCGCCAGCTTGGGCAGCAGCCGCTCGCCGCGGATGCGGGACGTGCTGGGGACCATCCAGGCGGACCAGGACCGGATCATCCGTGCCGGCTCGCGTGGCGCCTTGGTGGTGGACGGCGGTCCCGGTACCGGAAAGACGGTGGTGGCGCTGCACAGGACGGCATACCTCCTCTATTCGGATCCCCGGTTGAGTCACCGCGGCAACCATCGCAGGAGTGATGTCCTGTTCGTCGGCCCGCATCAGCAATATTTGGCCTACGTGGCCGACGTCCTTCCGAGCCTGGGCGAAGAAGGAGTGCAGACGTGCACGCTGCGGGACCTGGTTCCGGAAGGTGCCACGGCCGTCGTCGAAAGCGATCCTGAAGTGGTGCGGCTGAAGTCGTCCGTCGGGATGGTGAAAGCCATTGAGCGTGCTGCGGCGTTTTATGAGGAGCCGCCGGCCGAGGGCATGGAAGTGGAGACGCCCTATGCCGACGTTTGGCTCAGCAGCGAGGACTGGGCAGAGGCCTTCGACGCCGCAGAAGCCGGCACCCCGCACAACGAAGCCCGCGAGGACGTGTGGGATGCACTGCTCGCGATCCTCGTGGACAAGCTGGCGGAGTATGACGTTCCGGACAGCATTCTTCGCCGCGCGCTAACCGGCAACGGGGAACTGCGAACAGCATTCGCCAAGGCCTGGCCACTCCTTGACTACCCGGCGTTGGTGGCGGACCTGTGGCGGGTACCGGCTTACCTGGCGTTGTGTGCACCCTGGCTGCAACCCGCTGAAATGGCAGCGCTGAAGCGTCACGGCGCGGAAGAATGGACGACGGCGGATCTGCCGCTTTTGGACGCAGCCCGCCAACGCCTCGGCGACCCTGAAGCTTCACGGCGAAAGCGGCAGCAGGCAGCAGCTCTCGCCTCTGAAAAGGAGCTGATGGATCGGGTGGTGGATGACCTCATCGCTGCTGATGATTCCGAGAACCTTGAGATGTACATGCTGCGCGGCGATGACATGCGCGAAAAGTTGGTGGACATGGACGCTTTCGAGTCCGTCGATCCGGACGTCCTGGCCGGGCCGTTTGCGCACATCGTGGTGGACGAGGCACAGGAGTTGACGGACGCTGAGTGGCAGATGCTCCTGCTTCGCTGCCCGTCACGGAGTTTCACGGTGGTGGGCGACCGCGCCCAGGCCAGGCACGGGTTCACGGAAACCTGGGAGCAACGGCTGGAGCGGGTGGGCCTGGGCGCGGTGACGGTGGCCGGCCTCAGCATCAACTACCGCACTCCCCAGGAAGTTATGGTTGAAGCTGAACCGGTCATCAGGGCCGCCCTCCCGGACGCCAACGTGCCAAGGTCGGTCCGCAGTACCGGCGTTCCAGTGCTCCATGCAGGAACCGGAGAGCTCAGCACCATCCTGGATGACTGGCTTGAACAAAACCCTGAAGGCATCGCTTGCGTTATCAGCCGGCCGGGAGTCATGGCCGCGGGCGGACGGGACCGCGTCAGTTGGCTCAGCCCTGAGTTGTCCAAGGGCCTGGAATTCGACCTCGTGGTCCTCATTGATCCGGAGGATTTCGGTGCCGGTGCAGGAACCGGTGCCGGTGCCGGAACCGCTGCCACCTCAGGAACCGCTGCCACCTCAGGAACCGCTGCCACCTCAGGAACCGGGGGCATCGAAGGCGCCGTCGACCGCTACGTCGCCATGACCCGGGCCACCCGGCAACTCGTGATCCTTCGGAGCGGCCGGGAACAGAGCGACTGACCCGACTGACCCGACTGACCTGACTGTCCTGACTGTCCCGACTGTTCACGGTGCGTTAATCCACCGCTGTGGCGCCGGTCCTAGTTCAGTGTCGGAGGTGTCTGCTCTACTGTAAGTATGACTATTTTGACTGATACTCCAGTTGCTGGCATCGATGACCAGCCAAATAACAACAACAACCTCATGATCGCCTTGGACGTTGACGGCACCCTGGTGGACCACGACGGCCACATGTCCCCGGCTGTCCGCTCCGCAGCGCAGGCCGTGGTTGCCGCCGGGCACGACGTCATGATTGCCACGGGCCGCTCACTCAATGCAACCCTGCCCATCATCCAGCAGATCGGCCTCGAGCGCGGCTACGCGGTGTGCTGCAACGGCGGTGTGACCCTTCACCTGGATCCTTCTTTGGACAAGGGTTACGAGATCATCCACAAAGCAACCTTCGATCCCGCTCCGGCCCTGAAGGCGCTGCGCGAACGGCTTCCCAATGCCAAGTACGCGCTGGAGGACGAGGACGGGAACTTCCTCTCCACGGAGCGTTTCCAGGATGCCAGCTTTGGCGTGGAGTCCATCGGCGTGGATTTCCAGACCATGTTGGATGCCACCGCGGTCCGCGTGGTGGTCTTCAGCAGCGAGAACACCTCTGATGAATTCAACGAGGCCATCAAGCACATCGGGCTGTCAGGCGTGACGTACTCCGTAGGCTGGACGGCTTGGCTGGACATTGCCGCCGAGGGTGTCACCAAGGCCAGTGCCCTTGAGGCGTTGCGTGGGAAGCTCGGCACGGACCAGGCCAACACGGTTGCAGTGGGCGATGGCCGCAACGACATCGAGATGCTCACGTGGGCCGGTCGCGGCGTCGCCATGGGCCAGGCTCCCGATGAGGTCATCGCCGTTGCGGACGAGGTCACCGCGTCAGTGCTCGACGACGGCGCCGCGCAGGTTTTGCGCAGCCTGCTGTAACTGCAGCGGGCTCAGTCCCAGCCGGCCTGCCTAGACTGGGGCTGTGTTCTACCAAGAGTGCCCGGCGCCGCCCGGACTGCAGCCATTCGTCTCCGGATTGTGGTTTGTCCGCGCCCAGCCGCAGGCGCGGTACGAGAAGATTCTTCCCGGCCCCGAAGCGCACCTGATCCTGAACCTGTCAGATCCATACCGGCTCATCAGCCCGCCGGACGGTTCGGGCGGTCAGAAGAGCAGCAAGGGAACGGAAGTTTCCACAGGCTTCTATGCAGGCCTTCAGCGCAGCTTCCTAATCAGCGAAAACCCTGACCAACTCTTCAACATTGGTGCCCGGTTGACTCCCTACGGCCTTGCGGCCTTCACCGGTTTGCCGCCGTCCGATTTTCAGAACCGGGTGGTGAATGCCGAAAGCCTCCTTCCGGGATTTTCTGAGCTCCGCCCGCACCTCGTCGCGGCAGAACCTGAGCAGGCGTTCACGGCCTTGGCAACGTTCCTGAAAAAGCAGCTCAGACAGGGTTACCAAGCGGATTCCCGGACTGCGCAAGCAGTAGAGATCCTTGCGCAGGAAGATGTGGAAATCAGTGTGCTGGCCGCTGGTCTGGGAATAAGCACGTCCACGCTGGAACGGATCATGATGCGGGACTGTGGAATCACCGCCAAGGCGTACTCGGACGTGTGCCGGTTCAATAGGTTGGTGAACCAGGCGGCATCGCTACCCGCAGGTTCGGTGCCGGGCGTGGAGCTCCTGCATTTGGCTGACTACTACGACCAGCCGCACCTTATCCGGGCCTTCAGGCGTTTCAGCGGATTCACACCCACGGAGTATCTACAGGTGGTGCAGAGCTACGGCGCGGCATACGCCACCTTTGTCCCGATGGAGGACGTCATCGGATAGCCTGCGGGTTTTTTACAAGACCGCCGCTGTGATCAGGCGTACCCTCCAGTCAGGAAGACGTTGGAGAGGAAAGCGATGGACGTTCAGATCAACTGGCTCGCGGTGCTGCTCGCCGCTGTGGCGACATTCGTGGTCGGCGGGCTCTGGTACTCCCTGCTGTTCGCCAAGCCGTGGCAAAAAGCAGCAGGGGTGAGCGATGAGCAGTTGAAGTCAGGAACGGCCCGCGTCTTTGCGGGATCTTTCCTCCTTGCCGTGGTGATGGCCGTTTTCCTGGCAGCCTTCATTGGCCGTGGCGGTTTGGCGTTCGGGACTTTCGCCGGTCTGGCCGCGGGTCTGGGCTGGGTGGCGACGGCGCTGGGCATGAATTACCTGTTCGAAAGACGAAGCCTGACGCTTTTCGCCATCAACGGCAGCTACAACGTGGTGACTTTCACGGCAATGGGCGCCATTGTCGGTGCAATGCAGGGCTAGTGCCGGTCACGGCGCCATCACTTAAACACGGTCTGGATTTGCCCTCCGCCGGCCGACTCAACAATGGCCTGGGCAACCACCCGCAGCTTGACGTTCCGGTTGCTTGAGGCTTTTTTGATGAGTTCGATTGCCTCCTCCTGGGTGCAGCGGTTTTGGGCGATGATGATGCCGGTGGCAATGTCGATCACGGTCCGCGATTCCATGGCCGCCCGCAGGTTGGCGGCAGTTTGGCTGTGCTGTGCGATCAGGACCGCCAGGCGCATGCCCTTGGATGCCTGTTCCACGTAGTCGTTGGCGCGTTGCACAGCGGCCTGGTCAAAGGCGTTGGGGTGCTCGGAATAGAGGTTTAGTCCAGCCCTGGCGGCCTCGTCGCTGAGGGGGAACGGTACGGCCAGCACGGACCGGATGCCGTTCTCGGTGACCAGCTTGTTGTACTCCGGCCAGGTGTTGTCCTTCTCGAAGTCAGGGATGTGAACCTGGGTAATTTCACGGCAGGCGCGCAGGCAGGGCCCGTCGTTGAAGTTGTACTGCAATTCATCGAGCATTCGGGCGCGCTCGCCGCTGCTGGCCACGGTGCCTGCGGAGCGATGCCGCATCAAGGTGATGCCGCAGTAAACCTCGTTGCCAGGGGAGCTGAACATGGCCGCTGAGTGCCTTGCCAGTTCCTCCAGGAACGCTTCCACATCAGGCGTGTCGAGCAGCAGGTCCTGGATATCGGCCACGACCGTAGAAGGCTCTGCAAGCTGGGGGTCTTCCATGAGGAACTCCGATCCCTGATTCCGGCTACCTTTCGAGACTAACCCCGGGAACCCGTTGAAAGCTAATAGTAAGTGTGCTTCTCTTTTTAAGGAGTCTTGCCGTGGGCTCACTTTCAGCCGGTCAGAGGATTGAAGCCCCATGGGACAGACCCAACAACTTGACCTCCGCAAGAGGACGTCTGCAGCTAAACCTGAAGGCAGCATTCGCCAGAGCTTTCAGGACAGCCTGGTCCTGGACCACCTCAATCTGGCCAAGTCCATCGCCGCCAGGTACTCGGCCCACACGCACGACCTCGACGACGTCAGGCAGGTTGCGTACATGGGCCTCATCAAGGCATCGCGGGGTTATGACCAATCCAAGGGCGTCAGTTTCCCGGCCTACGCCGCACCTACCATCGCCGGCGAGGTCAAACGCTATCTCCGGGACCACTGCTGGGTTGTCCGCCCGCCCCGGACCATCCAGGACGTCCGGCGCCAAGTCCTGGCACGGACAGAGCAACTGACCCAAACCCTGCAACGGACGCCGTCCCCCGAGGAAGTGGCCGAAGACCTCCACCTGGAGCCCTGCCAAGTGCGTGAAGCCTTGATGGCCGGTACCAGCAAACGACCCGATTCCCTGGACGCCCCGGCATCCGATGGCCGGGACGGGCTGCAGGGCACTCTCTCGGCTTTCGGCTGCCCCACTGAGCGGCTCGAGGACGTGCTGGCCCTCCGCAACGCCATCCGGGACCTGAGCCCGGAAGACCGCCACCTGCTGTACAGGCGCTACTACCGCGAGGAAACCCAGTCCACCATCGCGGAGGCCCTGGGGATGTCGCAGATGCAGGTATCGCGGAAGTTGTCCAAGATCCTGGTGTCACTCCAGACCCAGTTGCTGGACGAAGAGGCCAACCTGAAGGACGCCACAGCGCGCTGAGGAGGCAGCAGCAAAGGGCCGGCTAGCAACCGAGCCGCTCCACTGCCTCCAACACGTCGCCCACACCCACTGCCAGCAGCGCCGGATCAGGATCGGCGGAGAACACATCGCCGCGTCGGAGTTCGACGGCGGTCAGCACCACGTGCGGTCCGGGCGGCGGTCCCCACTCTTCGGCCGGGGCGGGGCCAAACAGCACCACCGAGGGCCGCTCATAGGCGGATGCCAAGTGCGCTGCGCCGGTGTCGGCCGAGACCACCAACCGGGCTTGGGCAATGGTCGCCGCGAATTCGGCGAGGCCTTGCCGCCCCGCCAGCAGGCCGCCGTCGAGGTTTGCTCCTTTGAGTTTCGCCAAAGCAGCAGTCTCCTCTGCCCGGGCACGCTCGGAGTTGCCGCCTGTCAGGACTACCTCATGCCCCGCGGCAGCAAGCTGGACGGCGACGTCCGCGAACCGCTCCACCGGCCACAAACGGCTGCCATAAGCGGCGCCGACATGGATCACCGTGGCGCCGGGGCGCGGTGACGGAACGGCCGGGCGGTTCAGCCGGTAGTCCAGCGGATCGGCGTCGATGCCGTGCCAGTTCAGCAGCCGCGTCCAGCGCTCGCGTTCAGGGATGCCGGTGATCCATTCAGGGCCGTCGGTGTCGGCGGAGGCATGCGCCACCACCCTGTTGGCCTGCAATTCCTCGATCCGGAGCCGGCTCTCGGCACCGTTTCCATGAAGATTGACCGCGATGTCCACAGCACCCCGTGGGACTGTCAACGGGTCATCAAGCCCGGGGGTCGGCAGGTGGCCGATACCCCCCACCAGCTCCAAAGCCTCGCCGATCCAGGCCGGCGCCGCATACACGATCCTGTGTTCAGGAAAGGCCCGGCGCAAGCCTCGCAGCGCCGGAACTGCGACCAGGAGGTCGCCGAGCTTGAGCGCGCGCAGGGCAAGCAACAGGGGCTGATTGTTGTTCTCGAGATTGTCCAAAGCTGTGGTCATAGTGGCCTCCCGCTAGGAGTCTAGCGGGAGGAAACTTCTCACCGCCGCGCTGTTTAGCGTCCGGAGAACTGGGGAACGTTGCGGGTATGGGAGGAACCGTAACGTTGAAGGCGGTCCTGTTTGACCGCGATGGAACACTGGTTGTTGACGTGCCCTATAACGGTGATCCGCAGCTGGTGCGGCCCATGGACGGGGCTCTCGAAGCATTGCAGAAAGTCCGCCGGGCAGGGCTGGCCACAGGAGTGGTGACCAACCAGTCGGGCGTGGCGCGTGGGCTGTTGACGTTGGAGCAGATGCACTCCGTCAACCAGCGTGTGGACGAGCTGCTGGGTCCGTTCGACGTGTGGGTAGTATGCCCGCATGGACCCGGGGACGGCTGCAACTGCCGTAAGCCTGCGCCCGGAATGATCCTGGGAGCGTGCAGCACTTTGGGGTTCATGCCGCACGAGGTTGCCGTTGTGGGTGACATCGGGGCCGACATGGAAGCGGCCGCTGCGGCAGGAGCACGTTCTGTGCTGGTGCCCACCGCAGCGACCCGGCAGGAGGAGGTAGAGGCCGCCGCCATTGTTGCCGAGGACCTGGGCCAGGCCGTTGAGCTCCTGCTCTCCGGGGTCCTGAAAGAACAGGGAGCCCCTGTATGAGCCGCGTCCTGGTAGCCCGCCTGGACAGCATGGGCGATGTCCTCCTCTCGGGACCGGCCCTTCGCGCCGTGGCCAACGGAAGCCGCCCCGATGGCAGCAGGCCCAACGACGTGGTCCTGCTCTGCGGTCCGGAAGGATCCAGCGCGGCGGAAATGCTCCCCGGAGTGACCCAAGTCCATACGTGGGCCTGCCCGTGGATTGTGAACCCGGCACCACCTGTCTCGGAAGAGATGACCCGTGGCCTGATCGATTTTGTCCGCAGCTCCCGGATACAGGAAGCAGTCATCCTGACGTCCTTCCATCAGTCGCCCCTTCCGTTGGCCATGTTGTTGCGGTTGGCGGGCGTCAAGAAGATCACGGGTGCGTCAACGGACTATGCCGGCTCGCTCCTGGACGTCCGGCTGAAGCCCGGGGAGGACTTTCCCGAAGACCAGCCCGAAGCAGTCCGTGCACTCACCA from Arthrobacter sp. StoSoilB20 includes these protein-coding regions:
- a CDS encoding DUF1761 domain-containing protein, with the protein product MDVQINWLAVLLAAVATFVVGGLWYSLLFAKPWQKAAGVSDEQLKSGTARVFAGSFLLAVVMAVFLAAFIGRGGLAFGTFAGLAAGLGWVATALGMNYLFERRSLTLFAINGSYNVVTFTAMGAIVGAMQG
- a CDS encoding helix-turn-helix domain-containing protein — encoded protein: MFYQECPAPPGLQPFVSGLWFVRAQPQARYEKILPGPEAHLILNLSDPYRLISPPDGSGGQKSSKGTEVSTGFYAGLQRSFLISENPDQLFNIGARLTPYGLAAFTGLPPSDFQNRVVNAESLLPGFSELRPHLVAAEPEQAFTALATFLKKQLRQGYQADSRTAQAVEILAQEDVEISVLAAGLGISTSTLERIMMRDCGITAKAYSDVCRFNRLVNQAASLPAGSVPGVELLHLADYYDQPHLIRAFRRFSGFTPTEYLQVVQSYGAAYATFVPMEDVIG
- the pheA gene encoding prephenate dehydratase; the protein is MTAVTYTFLGPEGTFTEAALLQVPGAADAHRIPCTNVNTALERVRAGEADAAMVPIENSVEGGVTATLDAIATGQELRIIREALVPITFVLVARPGVGLSDIKRISTHGHAWAQCRLWVDEHLPDADYVPGSSTAASAMGLLEDDAAYDAAICGPLVAAGQPGLNVLAEDIGDNPEAVTRFILVSKPGLLPDRTGADKTSVVVPLPEDHPGALMEILDQFASRGVNLSRIESRPTGQYLGHYFFSIDADGHATDSRVADALAGLHRISPATRFLGSYARADKQPAVVAPHTSDAAFASAHAWVESILKGS
- the helR gene encoding RNA polymerase recycling motor ATPase HelR → MPETSPLKTSAFALPQHLARKADPTLIGDDEQQFEAIRSSLAEQIMELSARLDAARKQPGGRGQAALDRDQEIHRITARLRALRRFGLDLCLGRMVGADSSEAVYVGRLGLTDKDGRRLLIDWRSPAAEPFFGATHANPMGLANRRRYRWTRGRISDYWDEVFTAEDLENNAALDDQSAFIASLGSSRSPRMRDVLGTIQADQDRIIRAGSRGALVVDGGPGTGKTVVALHRTAYLLYSDPRLSHRGNHRRSDVLFVGPHQQYLAYVADVLPSLGEEGVQTCTLRDLVPEGATAVVESDPEVVRLKSSVGMVKAIERAAAFYEEPPAEGMEVETPYADVWLSSEDWAEAFDAAEAGTPHNEAREDVWDALLAILVDKLAEYDVPDSILRRALTGNGELRTAFAKAWPLLDYPALVADLWRVPAYLALCAPWLQPAEMAALKRHGAEEWTTADLPLLDAARQRLGDPEASRRKRQQAAALASEKELMDRVVDDLIAADDSENLEMYMLRGDDMREKLVDMDAFESVDPDVLAGPFAHIVVDEAQELTDAEWQMLLLRCPSRSFTVVGDRAQARHGFTETWEQRLERVGLGAVTVAGLSINYRTPQEVMVEAEPVIRAALPDANVPRSVRSTGVPVLHAGTGELSTILDDWLEQNPEGIACVISRPGVMAAGGRDRVSWLSPELSKGLEFDLVVLIDPEDFGAGAGTGAGAGTAATSGTAATSGTAATSGTGGIEGAVDRYVAMTRATRQLVILRSGREQSD
- a CDS encoding Cof-type HAD-IIB family hydrolase, translated to MTILTDTPVAGIDDQPNNNNNLMIALDVDGTLVDHDGHMSPAVRSAAQAVVAAGHDVMIATGRSLNATLPIIQQIGLERGYAVCCNGGVTLHLDPSLDKGYEIIHKATFDPAPALKALRERLPNAKYALEDEDGNFLSTERFQDASFGVESIGVDFQTMLDATAVRVVVFSSENTSDEFNEAIKHIGLSGVTYSVGWTAWLDIAAEGVTKASALEALRGKLGTDQANTVAVGDGRNDIEMLTWAGRGVAMGQAPDEVIAVADEVTASVLDDGAAQVLRSLL
- a CDS encoding class I SAM-dependent methyltransferase encodes the protein MFPRMTGAQLSALYDANNEWAGDDDFFLAFVNERPSSRVLDLGCGTGRMTLAVAAAGHRVVGIDPNPDSLATARMKPGAGQVTWIDGTSAAIPSGAAFDVAIMTAHVAQAINDDGDWSRTLADVHRSLVPGGRLVFDSRDPAARAWEHWTPARTRRVHTLPDSSVVEAWAKSTPELEGRVTLTEYRAVNGSIPETETSVLAFRTEAQLRQDLETAGFTVERVYGGWAGEDVGSGQGELIVVAHKAG
- a CDS encoding diacylglycerol kinase family protein: MSDWILYVILAGGVAFAVSSWWGVRRLKARHIRSAVREDAHKPGAGDQRVAVILNPVKNNAEAARQAIIDACDLAGWDAPKFFETTVEDPGYGQSRQALAYGADVVLACGGDGTVRVVAESLAHKNVAMGLIPLGTGNLLARNVDLDVTDLADCIQVALFGHQRYIDTATMGVDNDITGESAEHTFLVIAGMGLDAEVVGDTKDNLKKSVGWLAYTEAGVRHLPGRRKRVTITMDDQPEQSRKIRSVLFANCGLIPGGIDFIPQAMIDDGMLDIVVMSPRSAFGWLAMYTKVLFKHNANLPMMSFYRSGKVIIRSQEPMATQLDGDPSGEATTVTVQVEPSSLLVRVPKARTA
- the serS gene encoding serine--tRNA ligase translates to MIDVKDLSENPDKFRASQRARGADESVVDAIISADSDRRAALIRHETLRAEQNAFGKKVAQAKGEEKQALLAEVKELANSVKAAAAEASAAQAKQEELLRVIPNLVVDGVPEGGEDDYVVVKTVGTPREFTDFEPKDHLEIGELIGAIDMERGAKVSGSRFYFLRGVGARLEMALLQMAMEQAIDAGFVPMITPTLVRPETMQGTGFDVKHDAEIYRLAEDDLYLVGTSEVALAGYHADEILDLSAGPIRYAGQSSCYRREAGSHGKDTRGIIRVHQFNKVEMFIYTTVEEAAAEHERLLAWEEEMLAKCELPYRVIDTAAGDLGMSAARKFDCEAWVPTQNAYRELTSTSNCTTFQARRLNIRERVVNDEGVAKGTRAVATLNGTLATTRWIVAILEHHQNPDGSVNVPKALQKYLGGLEVLPVL